From the Marinobacter alexandrii genome, one window contains:
- a CDS encoding DUF2892 domain-containing protein — MVNRIVNAIAGIFILITLLLSIYVNQNWLWFTSFVGANLLQSSFTKWCLMNDILKKLGVSD; from the coding sequence ATGGTAAACAGAATTGTAAATGCTATAGCAGGAATTTTTATTTTGATAACCCTACTTCTTTCGATCTATGTCAATCAAAATTGGTTATGGTTCACATCATTTGTAGGAGCCAACTTACTACAGTCTTCATTTACTAAGTGGTGTTTGATGAATGATATTTTGAAAAAACTCGGGGTATCTGACTAA
- a CDS encoding alpha/beta hydrolase-fold protein, whose translation MRYSVILLIISFVFNLSAQEGDVVGETHKIYSESLDQQIDVQIHLPQDYEEGGKDYPTLYILDGQWYFMNGVAINESLRGDRILPKFIVIGVNMVDRPYRSKMFNQWDSFITFIESELVPYVNKSFRTSSERIIFGWENSGYLTSELILRKDSPFNYAIASNGAYIDEDTLESLNTEEERFLFIAGSKKDIYSIDASDQAAQTLSSIDAAGLNWKYQLFNEEEHESLAYISIYQGLKFFYHNYGPLVFSSLDEFRNKGGIPFLNQYFKERGERFNVSIEIDNSTKNSLIWLSWKRDKFEAFDLFMTEFEDVLSTRRYANAYWQNRLAQYYLKYRSYDKAITFFERGIEQYSDEKYMVAMYIGLGSAYHGKGNKKLTKKYLQKGVELAQVNNDPKLKEYQELLRQIVN comes from the coding sequence ATGCGCTACTCAGTCATTCTTCTGATCATATCCTTTGTATTCAATCTTAGCGCTCAAGAGGGTGATGTTGTCGGTGAAACACACAAGATTTATTCTGAAAGTTTGGATCAGCAGATAGATGTTCAAATTCATCTACCACAAGACTATGAAGAAGGAGGGAAAGATTATCCAACACTTTACATATTGGATGGCCAATGGTATTTCATGAATGGAGTAGCAATTAATGAATCGCTTAGAGGGGATAGAATCCTGCCAAAATTTATTGTTATTGGAGTCAATATGGTTGATAGACCATATAGGTCAAAAATGTTTAATCAATGGGATTCCTTCATCACCTTTATTGAATCAGAGTTGGTTCCATATGTCAATAAATCATTTAGAACTTCGAGCGAGCGCATAATTTTTGGTTGGGAAAATAGTGGTTATCTAACAAGTGAACTGATTTTAAGAAAAGACAGTCCCTTTAATTATGCTATTGCTTCAAATGGAGCATATATTGATGAAGACACCCTTGAATCACTCAACACTGAAGAGGAAAGGTTTTTATTCATTGCCGGCTCAAAAAAAGATATTTATTCCATAGATGCTTCTGATCAAGCAGCTCAAACTTTATCGTCAATAGATGCCGCAGGACTCAATTGGAAGTATCAACTTTTTAATGAAGAAGAACATGAGTCTCTAGCTTACATTTCGATTTATCAGGGGCTTAAATTTTTCTACCATAACTATGGTCCATTGGTCTTCAGTAGTCTTGATGAGTTCCGTAATAAAGGAGGTATTCCTTTTTTGAATCAGTATTTCAAAGAGCGCGGCGAGAGGTTTAATGTTTCAATTGAAATTGATAATTCTACTAAGAATAGCCTTATATGGCTCTCTTGGAAAAGAGACAAATTCGAAGCGTTTGATCTATTCATGACTGAGTTTGAAGATGTACTTTCTACACGCAGGTACGCTAATGCCTACTGGCAGAACAGACTTGCTCAATATTACCTGAAGTATCGATCGTATGATAAAGCCATTACATTTTTTGAAAGAGGCATTGAACAATATTCTGATGAAAAGTATATGGTAGCTATGTATATAGGATTGGGGTCAGCTTACCATGGAAAAGGGAATAAGAAGCTTACAAAGAAGTATCTACAAAAGGGTGTTGAACTTGCTCAGGTAAATAATGATCCAAAATTGAAAGAATATCAAGAACTGCTCAGACAAATAGTAAACTAG
- a CDS encoding FtsX-like permease family protein, with protein sequence MNNLPPGWVLHFLRWFCRKDHLEEIEGDLFEIFDIKSNSKSYSYAKQTFLFDVLKFFRWSNFKKPIVMKYSVNKGLWNHNLKISLRVLKKNLLFSGINISGLVLGITAFLILLLYYFQENSYDTFFPDHEKIYRIAINSQDDGQYQESAKSPVPLIDLYQETVSQEATYSRLMPWPGYLKYGADEKKKENQIVFADESVFSIFPLTVVKGSLNSAMNAPFQLVITERKASQYFGEENPIGKTLSYDEGSGEFEFNIVAVIKDLPFNTHFNFDFIASFKSLDQIIPWHDNWFYPSTYLYAKFENQGSVEVFGKTAQKILEERGNPNYVDSQPEVILQPVTNIHLSSNRQGEWKSNNTQIDTNFFLALGIFILLIAVINYVNLTTANGQQRTKEIGIKKAMGSDKGQLLKQFFLESFLMITVSILLSGIFLFLLWNPVVSQLLDKSILTDLLANRYALVWLVSGALILTGISGVYPAFTSIRYNSIDVIRNNLGKYMTKGVQRKVLVTVQFSISMFLILFTMLLIRQYYYLQTKNIGFEKDYVVALKMLDDHDAKNYETLKRELKNLSFVEEVAVSSTLIGLGQGFYGFTVKFPEYSDNGDFEWFTLGVDEDYFKTFDIELIVGRNFSEEFKTDERQAFILNKAAAEQMGTVDEVLGKEMELTVYTGRADNRKGKVIGVVENFHFQSLYESVKPLVIYINKHQHYTDYLNVKLTPESSIVEQINAIDATYSAFNKDKPMELTFIEDEIKRTYQRELAGSKIMTWFTILSIFIASLGAFGLATYSFRRRTKEIGVRKVLGASAKDITLVLTKEYLMIIIISCLISWPVSYYLSQQWLNTYAYSINFGIADYLLGLLILIMVIILSNLQQILWSIKLRPVDYLRDE encoded by the coding sequence ATGAATAACCTACCTCCAGGATGGGTATTACATTTTCTTCGATGGTTTTGTAGAAAAGATCATTTGGAGGAAATAGAAGGAGACTTATTCGAGATTTTCGATATCAAATCAAATTCTAAGAGCTATTCGTATGCCAAACAGACTTTTCTTTTTGATGTACTCAAATTTTTTAGATGGTCAAATTTCAAAAAACCAATCGTTATGAAATACTCGGTAAACAAAGGACTATGGAACCATAATCTCAAAATTTCCCTCAGAGTTCTTAAAAAGAATCTACTTTTTTCAGGGATAAACATTTCAGGATTGGTTCTGGGAATCACTGCATTTCTTATCTTACTACTTTACTATTTTCAGGAGAATAGTTACGATACATTCTTTCCAGATCATGAAAAGATCTACAGAATAGCAATCAATTCTCAGGATGACGGTCAATATCAGGAGTCTGCGAAAAGTCCTGTCCCCTTAATTGACCTATATCAAGAAACAGTATCTCAAGAAGCAACCTATAGTCGACTAATGCCATGGCCTGGTTATTTGAAATATGGCGCAGACGAGAAAAAGAAGGAAAATCAAATCGTATTTGCTGATGAATCAGTCTTCAGCATTTTCCCTCTTACGGTAGTTAAGGGATCGTTGAATAGTGCAATGAATGCGCCATTTCAATTAGTTATTACAGAACGTAAAGCGTCTCAGTATTTTGGAGAAGAAAATCCAATTGGAAAAACGTTGAGTTATGATGAAGGATCAGGTGAATTTGAGTTTAATATAGTAGCCGTCATAAAGGATTTACCTTTTAATACCCACTTCAATTTTGATTTTATAGCTTCATTTAAAAGCCTGGATCAGATCATTCCATGGCATGATAACTGGTTTTATCCATCAACATATCTGTATGCGAAATTTGAAAACCAAGGAAGCGTTGAAGTATTTGGAAAAACAGCACAGAAGATATTGGAGGAAAGAGGAAACCCCAATTACGTTGATAGTCAACCTGAAGTCATTCTTCAGCCAGTGACAAATATTCACTTATCTTCTAACCGACAAGGAGAATGGAAGTCTAATAATACGCAGATAGATACCAATTTCTTTTTGGCCCTCGGCATCTTCATTTTGTTAATCGCGGTTATCAACTATGTAAACCTTACAACCGCTAATGGGCAACAACGAACGAAAGAAATAGGCATTAAGAAAGCCATGGGATCGGATAAAGGACAGTTGTTAAAGCAATTTTTCTTAGAGTCTTTTCTGATGATCACTGTTTCTATTTTACTTTCCGGAATTTTTCTATTTCTTCTATGGAATCCTGTCGTTAGCCAATTATTAGATAAATCAATTTTGACTGATCTCCTGGCAAACCGGTATGCACTTGTTTGGCTTGTATCAGGCGCATTAATCCTTACGGGTATTTCAGGAGTTTATCCTGCATTCACAAGTATTCGATACAATTCTATCGATGTGATAAGAAATAATTTGGGGAAATACATGACCAAGGGAGTGCAGCGCAAAGTGTTAGTAACAGTACAATTTTCAATTTCGATGTTTTTGATCTTGTTTACTATGTTGTTGATCCGTCAGTATTATTATTTGCAAACCAAAAATATAGGTTTCGAAAAGGATTATGTAGTTGCGCTAAAGATGCTGGATGATCATGATGCAAAGAACTATGAAACCTTGAAAAGAGAGTTGAAAAACTTGTCATTTGTGGAAGAAGTGGCTGTTTCAAGCACACTGATTGGACTAGGACAAGGGTTTTATGGATTTACCGTGAAATTCCCGGAGTACTCTGATAATGGTGATTTTGAATGGTTCACCTTAGGCGTAGATGAAGACTATTTTAAGACTTTTGATATTGAATTGATAGTTGGCAGAAATTTTAGCGAAGAATTTAAGACTGACGAACGACAAGCATTTATTCTTAACAAAGCTGCAGCTGAGCAGATGGGTACTGTTGATGAGGTACTTGGTAAGGAAATGGAACTGACTGTCTACACAGGTCGTGCGGATAATAGAAAGGGAAAAGTTATTGGCGTTGTAGAGAACTTTCATTTTCAATCGTTGTATGAAAGTGTGAAACCTCTTGTTATTTATATCAACAAGCATCAACACTACACAGATTATTTGAATGTTAAGCTCACACCTGAAAGTTCTATTGTAGAACAAATAAATGCTATCGATGCTACTTATTCTGCTTTTAATAAAGATAAACCAATGGAACTGACATTTATTGAAGATGAAATAAAACGCACGTATCAGCGTGAATTAGCTGGAAGCAAAATTATGACATGGTTCACGATTCTTTCAATTTTCATCGCTTCTCTTGGCGCTTTTGGATTGGCTACTTACTCATTCAGAAGAAGAACCAAGGAAATAGGTGTACGTAAAGTTCTAGGAGCATCAGCAAAAGATATTACGCTGGTGCTAACAAAGGAGTATCTGATGATCATTATCATTTCATGTCTGATTTCATGGCCTGTATCATACTACCTGTCTCAGCAATGGTTAAATACCTATGCGTATTCAATCAATTTTGGTATAGCTGATTATTTGCTTGGGCTACTTATACTCATAATGGTTATCATTCTATCAAACTTGCAACAGATCTTATGGTCTATCAAATTGAGACCTGTTGACTATCTACGGGATGAATAG
- a CDS encoding helix-turn-helix transcriptional regulator, producing MKGTFIGELEELILLTAAALKDDAYGVAIVAEIKETTGREMNIGAIHTVLRRLEEKGFMTSVMGGATKERGGRRKRIYTLTHAGQATLDQAYEIRSKLYKRIRPSLS from the coding sequence ATGAAAGGAACATTTATTGGAGAGCTTGAGGAATTGATTCTACTAACAGCCGCTGCTCTAAAAGATGATGCGTACGGCGTAGCTATTGTTGCGGAAATCAAAGAGACAACTGGGAGAGAGATGAATATTGGAGCAATTCATACGGTTCTGAGGAGGTTAGAAGAAAAAGGATTTATGACCTCAGTCATGGGAGGCGCAACAAAGGAAAGAGGTGGTAGAAGAAAGCGGATTTACACGCTGACTCATGCAGGTCAAGCCACGCTGGATCAGGCATATGAAATCAGAAGCAAGCTTTACAAACGTATAAGACCCTCCTTGTCATGA